In Canis lupus familiaris isolate Mischka breed German Shepherd chromosome 9, alternate assembly UU_Cfam_GSD_1.0, whole genome shotgun sequence, a single window of DNA contains:
- the UTP6 gene encoding U3 small nucleolar RNA-associated protein 6 homolog gives MAEIIQERIEDRLPELEQLERIGLFSHAEIKAIIKKASDLEYRIQRRALFKEDFINYVQYEINLLELIQRRRTRIGYSFKKDEIENSIVHRVQGVFRRASAKWKDDVQLWLSYVVFCKKWATKPQLSKVFSAMLAIHSNKPALWIMAAKWEMEDRLSSESARQLFLRALRFHPECPKLYQEYFRMELMHAEKLRKEKQEFEKAKMDVGNLDYPEEILNGELARIIYKNSVSIIKGAEFHVSLLSIAQLFDFATDLQREIYDDLQALHTDDPLTWDYVARRELEVESQPAGEQPATKQARAVELGRKEERCCAVYEEAVKTLPTEAMWKCYINFCLERFTKKTSSQFLREKRLERTMMAFRKAHELRLLPEFQYKQWIDLLLHHDFLKEALEVAVAGTASFRDSVTMWQMKLQVLINSKSPDIAMCFEEAFVHLKAQDCLPLWISWAEWSEGTKREEDTEAIFKKALLAVKGADSVTLKNKYLDWAYRSGGYKKARAVFKSLQESRPFSVDFFRKIIQFEKEQESCKMANLREYYERALREFGSVDSDLWMDYIKEELNHPLGKPENCGQIYWRAIKMLQGESAEMFVAKHAMHQAGHL, from the exons ATGGCTGAGATAATTCAGGAACGCATAGAAGATCGACTCCCCGAATTGGAACAGCTGGAGCGCATTGGACTGTTCAGTCATGCGGAGATTAA GGCTATCATCAAGAAGGCTTCGGATCTGGAATACAGAATACAGCGAAGAGCTCTTTTTAAGGAAGACTTTATCAATTATGTTCAA TATGAAATTAATCTTTTGGAGTTGATTCAGAGAAGAAGAACT CGCATTGGGTATTCATTTAAGAAGGATGAGATTGAGAATTCTATTGTACACCGGGTACAAGGTGTCTTCCGACGAGCTTCAGCAAAATGGAAA GATGATGTTCAACTTTGGCTATCCTATGTAGTCTTTTGTAAGAAATGG gCTACCAAACCTCAACTTAGCAAGGTATTTTCTGCCATGTTGGCTATTCATTCAAACAAACCAG ctTTGTGGATTATGGCAGCCAAATGGGAAATGGAAGATCGCTTGTCTTCAGAAAGTGCAAGACAGCTATTTCTTCGAGCTCTGCGATTCCATCCAGAGTGCCCGAAACTTTATCAAGAA TACTTTAGGATGGAGTTGATGCATGCtgagaaactgaggaaagaaaaacaagaatttgaAAAAGCCAAAATGGATGTG GGAAATCTTGATTATCCTGAAGAAATTCTTAATGGCGAGTTGGCACGGATCATCTACAAGAATTCTGTTAGCATAATTAAAG gtgcAGAATTTCATGTGTCACTCCTTTCAATTGCACAGCTATTCGACTTTGCCACAGATCTGCAAAGAGAAATTTATGATGA CCTTCAGGCTCTGCACACAGATGACCCTCTCACTTGGGATTATGTAGCACGGCGAGAATTGGAGGTAGAGTCGCAGCCAGCAGGAGAGCAGCCTGCAACAAAACAAGCCAGAGCAGTGGAGCTGGGCCGGAAAGAGGAGAGGTGCTGTGCTGTATATGAAGAGGCAGTAAAGACTCTCCCTACAG AGGCCATGTGGAAGTGTTATATCAACTTCTGCTTGGAAAGGTTCACTAAGAAGACAAGCAGTCAGTTCCTCAGAGAGAAA agaCTGGAAAGAACCATGATGGCATTCAGGAAGGCACATGAGCTCCGACTTCTACCAGAATTCCAGTACAAGCAGTGG ATTGACTTGTTGCTGCATCATGACTTCTTAAAGGAAGCTCTGGAGGTGGCAGTAGCTGGGACTGCATCATTTAGAGACTCTGTAACGATGTGGCAGATGAAGCTGCAGGTGCTGATTAACTCCAAGAGCCCTGACATAGCCATGTGTTTTGAAGAAGCTTTTGTGCATCTGAAAGCCCAG GACTGTCTACCATTGTGGATTTCTTGGGCAGAGTGGAGTGAAGGTACCAAAAGAGAAGAAGACACTGAAGCCATTTTTAAG aaagcTCTCTTAGCTGTCAAAGGTGCCGACTCAGTCACTCTAAAGAATAAGTACCTGGATTGGGCTTACCGAAGTGGGGGCTACAAAAAGGCCAGAGCTGTGTTTAAAAG tttacaGGAAAGCCGTccattttcagttgattttttcaggaaaataatcCAGTTTGAAAAAGAGCAA GAATCCTGCAAGATGGCGAacttaagagaatattatgagagGGCTTTGAGAGAGTTCGGATCTGTAGATTCTG ATCTTTGGATGGATTACATCAAAGAAGAATTGAACCATCCCCTTGGTAAACCTGAGAACTGTGGACAGATCTATTGGCGAGCCATAAAAATGTTACAGGGAGAGTCAGCAGAGATGTTTGTAGCTAAACATGCTATGCATCAAGCCGGCCATTTGTGA